In Nomascus leucogenys isolate Asia chromosome 11, Asia_NLE_v1, whole genome shotgun sequence, the following proteins share a genomic window:
- the ZNF585A gene encoding zinc finger protein 585A isoform X1: MPANWTSPQKSSALAPEDHGSFYEGSVSFRDVAIDFSREEWRHLDLSQRNLYRDVMLETYSHLLSVGYQVPEAEVVMLEQGKEPWALQGERPRHSCPGEKLWDHNQCRKILSYKQVSSQRQKMYPGEKAYECTEFEKIFTQKSQLKVHLKVLAGEKLYVCIECGKAFVQKPEFIIHQKTHMREKPFKCNECGKSFFQVSSLFRHQRIHTGEKLYECSQCGKGFSYNSDLSIHEKIHTGERHHECTDCGKAFTQKSTLKMHQKIHTGERSYICIECGQAFIQKTHLIAHRRIHSGEKPYECSNCGKSFISKSQLQVHQRVHTRVKPYICTEYGKVFSNNSNLITHKKVQSREKSSICTECGKAFTYRSELIIHQRIHTGEKPYECSDCGKAFTQKSALTVHQRIHTGEKSYICMKCGLAFIQKAHLIAHQIIHTGEKPYKCGHCGKLFTSKSQLHVHKRIHTGEKPYMCNKCGKAFTNRSNLITHQKTHTGEKSYICSKCGKAFTQRSDLITHQRIHTGEKPYECNTCGKAFTQKSHLNIHQKIHTGERQYECHECGKAFNQKSILIVHQKIHTGEKPYVCTECGRAFIRKSNFITHQRIHTGEKPYECSDCGKSFTSKSQLLVHQPIHTGEKPYVCAECGKAFSGRSNLSKHQKTHTGEKPYICSECGKTFRQKSELITHHRIHTGEKPYECSDCGKSFTKKSQLQVHQRIHTGEKPYVCAECGKAFTDRSNLNKHQTTHTGDKPYKCGICGKGFVQKSVFSVHQSSHA, encoded by the exons GGATCAGTGTCCTTCAGGGATGTGGCTATCGATTTCAGCAGAGAGGAATGGCGGCACCTGGACCTTTCTCAGAGAAACCTGTACCGGGATGTGATGCTGGAGACCTACAGCCACCTGCTTTCAGTAG GGTATCAAGTTCCTGAAGCAGAGGTGGTCATGTTGGAGCAAGGAAAGGAACCATGGGCACTGCAGGGTGAGAGGCCACGTCACAGCTGCCCAG GAGAGAAATTATGGGACCAtaatcaatgtagaaaaatccTCAGTTATAAACAAGTATCCTCTCAACGTCAAAAAATGTATCCTGGGGAGAAAGCTTATGAATGCACCGAATTTGAAAAGATATTCACCCAGAAGTCACAGCTCAAAGTACACCTGAAAGTTCTTGCAGGAGAAAAGCTCTATGTATGCATTGAATGTGGGAAGGCTTTTGTACAGAAGCCAGAATTTATTATACACCAGAAAACCCATATGAGAGAGAAACCCTTTAAATGCAATGAATGTGGAAAATCCTTTTTTCAAGTATCGTCCCTCTTCAggcatcagagaattcataccgGAGAGAAACTCTATGAATGCAGCCAATGTGGGAAAGGCTTCTCTTATAACTCAGATCTCAGTATACAtgagaaaattcatactggagagagacACCATGAATGCACTGACTGTGGCAAAGCATTCACACAAAAGTCCACACTCAAGATGCATCAGAAAATCCATACAGGCGAGAGATCCTACATCTGTATTGAATGCGGACAGGCCTTCATCCAGAAGACTCATCTGATTGCACACCGAAGAATTCATAGTGGAGAAAAACCATATGAGTGCAGTAACTGTGGCAAATCCTTCATTTCCAAGTCACAACTTCAGGTACATCAACGTGTTCACACAAGAGTGAAGCCGTATATATGTACCGAATATGGGAAGGTCTTCAGCAATAATTCCAACCTCATTACACATAAGAAAGTTCAAAGTAGAGAGAAATCTTCCATATGTACTGAGTGTGGGAAGGCCTTTACCTACAGGTCAGAGTTGATTAttcatcagagaattcacactggagagaaaccttatgaatgcaGTGATTGTGGAAAAGCCTTCACTCAGAAGTCAGCACTCACAGtgcatcagagaattcatacaggagaaaaatcatatatatgCATGAAATGTGGACTGGCCTTCATTCAGAAGGCACACTTGATTGCACATCaaataattcatactggagagaaaccttataaatGTGGTCACTGTGGGAAATTGTTTACTTCCAAGTCACAACTCCATGTTCATAAACGAATTCACACAGGAGAAAAGCCCTATATGTGCAATAAATGTGGGAAGGCATTCACCAACCGGTCAAATCTCATTACACATCAGAAaactcatacaggagagaaaTCTTATATATGTTCCAAATGTGGAAAGGCCTTCACCCAGAGGTCAGACTTGATTACACATCAGAGAATCCATACTGGGGAGAAGCCTTATGAATGCAATACTTGTGGAAAAGCCTTCACTCAGAAGTCACACCTCAATATACACCAgaaaattcacactggagagagaCAGTATGAATGCCacgaatgtgggaaagccttcaacCAGAAATCGATACTCATTGTTCATCAGAAAATTCATACAGGAGAGAAGCCCTATGTATGCACTGAGTGTGGAAGAGCTTTCATCCGCAAGTCAAACTTTATTACTCAtcaaagaattcatactggagagaagccttaTGAATGCAGTGACTGTGGGAAGTCCTTTACCTCCAAGTCTCAGCTCCTAGTGCATCAGCCAattcacacaggagagaaaccctatgtgTGTGCCGAGTGTGGGAAGGCCTTTAGTGGCAGGTCAAATCTCAGTAAGCACCAGAAAACTCATACCGGAGAAAAGCCCTACATTTGTTCTGAATGTGGGAAGACCTTTCGACAGAAGTCAGAGTTGATTACACATCatagaattcatactggagagaaaccgtaTGAGTGCAGTGACTGTGGGAAGTCTTTCACTAAAAAATCACAGCTCCAAGTGCATCAACGAATTCACACCGGAGAGAAGCCTTACGTGTGTGCTGAGTGTGGGAAGGCCTTTACTGACAGGTCAAATTTGAATAAACATCagacaacacacactggagacAAACCCTACAAGTGTGGCATCTGTGGGAAAGGCTTCGTTCAGAAATCAGTGTTCAGTGTCCATCAGAGCAGCCACGCTTGA
- the ZNF585A gene encoding zinc finger protein 585A isoform X2 — MLETYSHLLSVGYQVPEAEVVMLEQGKEPWALQGERPRHSCPGEKLWDHNQCRKILSYKQVSSQRQKMYPGEKAYECTEFEKIFTQKSQLKVHLKVLAGEKLYVCIECGKAFVQKPEFIIHQKTHMREKPFKCNECGKSFFQVSSLFRHQRIHTGEKLYECSQCGKGFSYNSDLSIHEKIHTGERHHECTDCGKAFTQKSTLKMHQKIHTGERSYICIECGQAFIQKTHLIAHRRIHSGEKPYECSNCGKSFISKSQLQVHQRVHTRVKPYICTEYGKVFSNNSNLITHKKVQSREKSSICTECGKAFTYRSELIIHQRIHTGEKPYECSDCGKAFTQKSALTVHQRIHTGEKSYICMKCGLAFIQKAHLIAHQIIHTGEKPYKCGHCGKLFTSKSQLHVHKRIHTGEKPYMCNKCGKAFTNRSNLITHQKTHTGEKSYICSKCGKAFTQRSDLITHQRIHTGEKPYECNTCGKAFTQKSHLNIHQKIHTGERQYECHECGKAFNQKSILIVHQKIHTGEKPYVCTECGRAFIRKSNFITHQRIHTGEKPYECSDCGKSFTSKSQLLVHQPIHTGEKPYVCAECGKAFSGRSNLSKHQKTHTGEKPYICSECGKTFRQKSELITHHRIHTGEKPYECSDCGKSFTKKSQLQVHQRIHTGEKPYVCAECGKAFTDRSNLNKHQTTHTGDKPYKCGICGKGFVQKSVFSVHQSSHA, encoded by the exons ATGCTGGAGACCTACAGCCACCTGCTTTCAGTAG GGTATCAAGTTCCTGAAGCAGAGGTGGTCATGTTGGAGCAAGGAAAGGAACCATGGGCACTGCAGGGTGAGAGGCCACGTCACAGCTGCCCAG GAGAGAAATTATGGGACCAtaatcaatgtagaaaaatccTCAGTTATAAACAAGTATCCTCTCAACGTCAAAAAATGTATCCTGGGGAGAAAGCTTATGAATGCACCGAATTTGAAAAGATATTCACCCAGAAGTCACAGCTCAAAGTACACCTGAAAGTTCTTGCAGGAGAAAAGCTCTATGTATGCATTGAATGTGGGAAGGCTTTTGTACAGAAGCCAGAATTTATTATACACCAGAAAACCCATATGAGAGAGAAACCCTTTAAATGCAATGAATGTGGAAAATCCTTTTTTCAAGTATCGTCCCTCTTCAggcatcagagaattcataccgGAGAGAAACTCTATGAATGCAGCCAATGTGGGAAAGGCTTCTCTTATAACTCAGATCTCAGTATACAtgagaaaattcatactggagagagacACCATGAATGCACTGACTGTGGCAAAGCATTCACACAAAAGTCCACACTCAAGATGCATCAGAAAATCCATACAGGCGAGAGATCCTACATCTGTATTGAATGCGGACAGGCCTTCATCCAGAAGACTCATCTGATTGCACACCGAAGAATTCATAGTGGAGAAAAACCATATGAGTGCAGTAACTGTGGCAAATCCTTCATTTCCAAGTCACAACTTCAGGTACATCAACGTGTTCACACAAGAGTGAAGCCGTATATATGTACCGAATATGGGAAGGTCTTCAGCAATAATTCCAACCTCATTACACATAAGAAAGTTCAAAGTAGAGAGAAATCTTCCATATGTACTGAGTGTGGGAAGGCCTTTACCTACAGGTCAGAGTTGATTAttcatcagagaattcacactggagagaaaccttatgaatgcaGTGATTGTGGAAAAGCCTTCACTCAGAAGTCAGCACTCACAGtgcatcagagaattcatacaggagaaaaatcatatatatgCATGAAATGTGGACTGGCCTTCATTCAGAAGGCACACTTGATTGCACATCaaataattcatactggagagaaaccttataaatGTGGTCACTGTGGGAAATTGTTTACTTCCAAGTCACAACTCCATGTTCATAAACGAATTCACACAGGAGAAAAGCCCTATATGTGCAATAAATGTGGGAAGGCATTCACCAACCGGTCAAATCTCATTACACATCAGAAaactcatacaggagagaaaTCTTATATATGTTCCAAATGTGGAAAGGCCTTCACCCAGAGGTCAGACTTGATTACACATCAGAGAATCCATACTGGGGAGAAGCCTTATGAATGCAATACTTGTGGAAAAGCCTTCACTCAGAAGTCACACCTCAATATACACCAgaaaattcacactggagagagaCAGTATGAATGCCacgaatgtgggaaagccttcaacCAGAAATCGATACTCATTGTTCATCAGAAAATTCATACAGGAGAGAAGCCCTATGTATGCACTGAGTGTGGAAGAGCTTTCATCCGCAAGTCAAACTTTATTACTCAtcaaagaattcatactggagagaagccttaTGAATGCAGTGACTGTGGGAAGTCCTTTACCTCCAAGTCTCAGCTCCTAGTGCATCAGCCAattcacacaggagagaaaccctatgtgTGTGCCGAGTGTGGGAAGGCCTTTAGTGGCAGGTCAAATCTCAGTAAGCACCAGAAAACTCATACCGGAGAAAAGCCCTACATTTGTTCTGAATGTGGGAAGACCTTTCGACAGAAGTCAGAGTTGATTACACATCatagaattcatactggagagaaaccgtaTGAGTGCAGTGACTGTGGGAAGTCTTTCACTAAAAAATCACAGCTCCAAGTGCATCAACGAATTCACACCGGAGAGAAGCCTTACGTGTGTGCTGAGTGTGGGAAGGCCTTTACTGACAGGTCAAATTTGAATAAACATCagacaacacacactggagacAAACCCTACAAGTGTGGCATCTGTGGGAAAGGCTTCGTTCAGAAATCAGTGTTCAGTGTCCATCAGAGCAGCCACGCTTGA